A region from the Acyrthosiphon pisum isolate AL4f chromosome A1, pea_aphid_22Mar2018_4r6ur, whole genome shotgun sequence genome encodes:
- the LOC100163711 gene encoding uncharacterized protein LOC100163711 isoform X1, protein MSSPKSSDRKSGRKQSFSHQRSSNEDIYQQDEYDTPNQILDRVKCDHVTVTKPEEDRRRRTIIVEKKNGSYGFMLQSYGIHYKKEQEIEMITYVDHVDYDGPAYRAGMREGDVILSINGVDMEKADHKALVSFIKSCDSRMRMVVLFEDCVRKVDLHMRYIQLQRTLQAKVEELEKVEIKERELMEGKWKTHSLPARKKSSHSSKDTANQNILTENGESSMSRPTLSTEDVAKVQPIYVPKQNFMLAYRPHHFIDQHGRSYYLHQPATAIINGDSSYVGWHSNRSINSSKSCDQQENWAPPDQPVQQRRRSHYVVEVSRRCSTSSDVPNRSQQQQPHCKQHNFTNRASQRSSSQGDNCPRWGCIRTGGGASSRRRNDGGGGHDADDDDDDNDDDDDDDGGSVEAYDLSADGGAACCPGSQCVPTRRHRRRRKSSSARGGRDKSPDCKSESSYCRKGHEKRRNSTRNEVPDEHNPSLQHVTSTSGNHGYSNLVNDRYASDERMCQSTSIGGGGGGGGGRPSQNSLTENSPASYTTSLSTDTLYWDDDPMAAGQPSAASRQHSVKSQSSSTYRRDNCAVKPVKSWDNLTTKAFGGYGFGYEYLDRDQIVNNGAGGTGTGQHHMVYLQLKNVKGGQKHHGGHHHHHHHNHQHPQQQHSMQQQQQQHNHHNNNQQRSNHHHHRHNAGGRIRHPTKSTETLLTLPPQYPIAAIESSASCEYLDACSSSSSLAAGGYFAGYVRNDKASQTDCRRYAAQHQQPPPPEVTRL, encoded by the exons aatcaaATACTCGACCGCGTGAAATGTGATCATGTAACTGTTACAAAACCAGAAGAAGATCGACGGAGAAGGACCATAATTGtcgagaaaaaaaatggaaGTTATGGCTTTATGCTccaa agttatgGCATTCACTATAAAAAAGAGCAGGAGATTGAAATGATAACATATGTGGATCACGTAGACTATGATGGACCGGCATATAGAGCCGGGATGAGAGAAG GTGACGTAATACTGTCAATAAATGGCGTCGACATGGAAAAGGCTGACCATAAAGCTTTGGTTAGCTTTATAAAAAGCTGTGATTCACGAATGAGAATGGTTGTACTATTTGAAGACTGCGTGCGTAAG GTTGATTTACACATGAGATATATACAACTTCAACGTACGCTTCAGGCCAAAGTTGAAGAACTGGAAAAAGTCGAAATCAAAGAGAGAGAGCTCATGGAAGGAAAATGGAAAACGCACAGTTTGCCAGCGAGAAAAAAGTCTAGTCATTCTTCTAAGGACACTGCCaaccaaaatatattgactgaAAACG gTGAAAGTTCTATGTCCAGGCCTACATTATCGACTGAAGACGTGGCCAAAGTACAGCCAATTTATGTGcctaaacaaaattttatgttGGCTTATCGACCACACCATTTCATTGATCAGCACGGACGTTCCTATTACTTGCATCAGCCCGCCACTGCCATAATCAATGGAGATTCAAGTTACGTCGGTTGGCACAG CAATCGCTCGATTAACAGCAGTAAAAGCTGCGACCAACAAGAAAACTGGGCGCCACCGGATCAACCGGTTCAGCAGAGGAGAAGATCGCATTACGTGGTGGAAGTCAGCCGGCGATGCAGCACGTCGTCGGACGTACCAAATCGTTCGCAGCAACAACAACCGCACTGCAAACAGCACAACTTCACCAACAGAGCATCGCAGCGGTCCTCGTCACAAG GCGATAACTGTCCGCGATGGGGTTGCATACGCACCGGTGGAGGCGCATCCAGTCGGCGGAGGAACGATGGCGGCGGAGGACATgacgccgacgacgacgacgatgataacgacgacgacgacgatgacgatggAGGCAGCGTGGAGGCGTACGATCTTTCGGCGGACGGCGGGGCGGCCTGCTGCCCGGGATCGCAGTGTGTGCCCACCAGGAGACATCGGCGCAGGCGCAAGTCATCGTCAGCGCGTGGCGGCCGCGACAAAAGCCCAG ACTGCAAATCAGAGAGTTCGTACTGCCGGAAGGGACACGAGAAGCGGCGCAACTCGACCAGGAACGAAGTGCCCGACGAACACAACCCGTCACTGCAGCACGTTACCAGTACCAGCGGTAACCACGGCTACTCAAATCTAGTGAACGATCGGTACGCGTCGGACGAGCGGATGTGCCAAAGCACGTCGATCGGCGGGGgaggcggtggtggcggcggccgGCCCTCGCAAAACAGCCTGACGGAGAACAGTCCAGCGTCGTACACGACGTCGCTGAGTACGGACACGCTGTACTGGGACGACGACCCGATGGCCGCGGGTCAGCCGTCAGCCGCGTCCCGGCAGCACTCAGTCAAGTCGCAGTCGTCGTCAACGTACCGGCGTGACAACTGCGCCGTCAAGCCGGTCAAGTCTTGGGACAACCTGACCACCAAGGCGTTTGGTGGTTACGGGTTCGGCTACGAGTATTTGGACCGTGATCAGATCGTCAACAACGGCGCCGGCGGCACAGGTACCGGACAGCATCACATGGTGTACCTGCAGCTGAAGAACGTCAAGGGTGGACAGAAACACCACGGCGGTCATCATCACCACCATCACCACAACCATCAACACCCGCAGCAGCAGCACAGCatgcagcaacagcagcagcaacacAACCATCACAACAACAATCAACAACGCTCCAACCACCATCACCATCGCCACAACGCCGGCGGCAGGATCCGTCACCCGACCAAGTCCACCGAAACGCTGCTCACGCTACCGCCGCAGTACCCGATCGCGGCTATTGAGTCTTCGGCCAGCTGTGAGTATTTGGACGCAtgttcgtcgtcgtcgtcgttggcGGCCGGCGGTTACTTCGCGGGATACGTCAGGAACGACAAGGCCAGTCAGACTGACTGCCGCAGATACGCAGCACAACATCAGCAGCCACCGCCGCCCGAGGTGACGAGGCTTTGA
- the LOC100163711 gene encoding uncharacterized protein LOC100163711 isoform X2, with protein MSSPKSSDRKSGRKQSFSHQRSSNEDIYQQDEYDTPNQILDRVKCDHVTVTKPEEDRRRRTIIVEKKNGSYGFMLQSYGIHYKKEQEIEMITYVDHVDYDGPAYRAGMREGDVILSINGVDMEKADHKALVSFIKSCDSRMRMVVLFEDCVRKVDLHMRYIQLQRTLQAKVEELEKVEIKERELMEGKWKTHSLPARKKSSHSSKDTANQNILTENGESSMSRPTLSTEDVAKVQPIYVPKQNFMLAYRPHHFIDQHGRSYYLHQPATAIINGDSSYVGWHSNRSINSSKSCDQQENWAPPDQPVQQRRRSHYVVEVSRRCSTSSDVPNRSQQQQPHCKQHNFTNRASQRSSSQDCKSESSYCRKGHEKRRNSTRNEVPDEHNPSLQHVTSTSGNHGYSNLVNDRYASDERMCQSTSIGGGGGGGGGRPSQNSLTENSPASYTTSLSTDTLYWDDDPMAAGQPSAASRQHSVKSQSSSTYRRDNCAVKPVKSWDNLTTKAFGGYGFGYEYLDRDQIVNNGAGGTGTGQHHMVYLQLKNVKGGQKHHGGHHHHHHHNHQHPQQQHSMQQQQQQHNHHNNNQQRSNHHHHRHNAGGRIRHPTKSTETLLTLPPQYPIAAIESSASCEYLDACSSSSSLAAGGYFAGYVRNDKASQTDCRRYAAQHQQPPPPEVTRL; from the exons aatcaaATACTCGACCGCGTGAAATGTGATCATGTAACTGTTACAAAACCAGAAGAAGATCGACGGAGAAGGACCATAATTGtcgagaaaaaaaatggaaGTTATGGCTTTATGCTccaa agttatgGCATTCACTATAAAAAAGAGCAGGAGATTGAAATGATAACATATGTGGATCACGTAGACTATGATGGACCGGCATATAGAGCCGGGATGAGAGAAG GTGACGTAATACTGTCAATAAATGGCGTCGACATGGAAAAGGCTGACCATAAAGCTTTGGTTAGCTTTATAAAAAGCTGTGATTCACGAATGAGAATGGTTGTACTATTTGAAGACTGCGTGCGTAAG GTTGATTTACACATGAGATATATACAACTTCAACGTACGCTTCAGGCCAAAGTTGAAGAACTGGAAAAAGTCGAAATCAAAGAGAGAGAGCTCATGGAAGGAAAATGGAAAACGCACAGTTTGCCAGCGAGAAAAAAGTCTAGTCATTCTTCTAAGGACACTGCCaaccaaaatatattgactgaAAACG gTGAAAGTTCTATGTCCAGGCCTACATTATCGACTGAAGACGTGGCCAAAGTACAGCCAATTTATGTGcctaaacaaaattttatgttGGCTTATCGACCACACCATTTCATTGATCAGCACGGACGTTCCTATTACTTGCATCAGCCCGCCACTGCCATAATCAATGGAGATTCAAGTTACGTCGGTTGGCACAG CAATCGCTCGATTAACAGCAGTAAAAGCTGCGACCAACAAGAAAACTGGGCGCCACCGGATCAACCGGTTCAGCAGAGGAGAAGATCGCATTACGTGGTGGAAGTCAGCCGGCGATGCAGCACGTCGTCGGACGTACCAAATCGTTCGCAGCAACAACAACCGCACTGCAAACAGCACAACTTCACCAACAGAGCATCGCAGCGGTCCTCGTCACAAG ACTGCAAATCAGAGAGTTCGTACTGCCGGAAGGGACACGAGAAGCGGCGCAACTCGACCAGGAACGAAGTGCCCGACGAACACAACCCGTCACTGCAGCACGTTACCAGTACCAGCGGTAACCACGGCTACTCAAATCTAGTGAACGATCGGTACGCGTCGGACGAGCGGATGTGCCAAAGCACGTCGATCGGCGGGGgaggcggtggtggcggcggccgGCCCTCGCAAAACAGCCTGACGGAGAACAGTCCAGCGTCGTACACGACGTCGCTGAGTACGGACACGCTGTACTGGGACGACGACCCGATGGCCGCGGGTCAGCCGTCAGCCGCGTCCCGGCAGCACTCAGTCAAGTCGCAGTCGTCGTCAACGTACCGGCGTGACAACTGCGCCGTCAAGCCGGTCAAGTCTTGGGACAACCTGACCACCAAGGCGTTTGGTGGTTACGGGTTCGGCTACGAGTATTTGGACCGTGATCAGATCGTCAACAACGGCGCCGGCGGCACAGGTACCGGACAGCATCACATGGTGTACCTGCAGCTGAAGAACGTCAAGGGTGGACAGAAACACCACGGCGGTCATCATCACCACCATCACCACAACCATCAACACCCGCAGCAGCAGCACAGCatgcagcaacagcagcagcaacacAACCATCACAACAACAATCAACAACGCTCCAACCACCATCACCATCGCCACAACGCCGGCGGCAGGATCCGTCACCCGACCAAGTCCACCGAAACGCTGCTCACGCTACCGCCGCAGTACCCGATCGCGGCTATTGAGTCTTCGGCCAGCTGTGAGTATTTGGACGCAtgttcgtcgtcgtcgtcgttggcGGCCGGCGGTTACTTCGCGGGATACGTCAGGAACGACAAGGCCAGTCAGACTGACTGCCGCAGATACGCAGCACAACATCAGCAGCCACCGCCGCCCGAGGTGACGAGGCTTTGA